From the Salarias fasciatus chromosome 16, fSalaFa1.1, whole genome shotgun sequence genome, one window contains:
- the LOC115403027 gene encoding aryl hydrocarbon receptor-like codes for MLGNPGTYANKKRKKPVLKQKKISDGNEVVKSNPSKRHRDRLNGELDRLMDLLPFSEEVRSRLDKLSVLRLSVGYLRVKSHFRATIKANNGGLAVPGVNGQSRSNVEAAPLSEGELLMQALNGFVMVVTSDGLVFYSSPTIKDYLGFHQSDVIHQSVFDLIHTDDRSMFREQLHFALNPPPLAGDGDAPQGGGGPAVTYRPEQLPPENSSFLERSFVCRFRCLLDNSSGFLALKFQGRLRYLHSQSVASGSRPQLALFAMAVPVQQPSIVEIRAKMLLFQSKHGLDFTPMGIDSRGKIILGYSEVELCMKGSGYQFIHAADMMYCADNHIRMIKTGESGLTVFRLLTKSGSWVWVKSNAKLIFKGGRPDFIIAYQRALTNPEGEAYLRQRRLQLPFSFTTGEGVLYNTTPTVDLAQLQFNKMFQDETSEKKLTPTSLLDCFLSQDEAIYSQTAEAPLPVDQVFMESRALLSVASNSWQDAADAANGGAVVKEEAKQSVTVLIDSLEKMADSGDLSSVLQNLDVDDAALMELEAALNSMSQGEEQPSAMTSDLGGLLTNDMFDYIDSVLFKDKAEDCLSAVSPSCLGVGQEDAPMTPPFSEACQPHLFQTAKGGAPNGLYPQQQAANGGGVVEPAPMFTQKLSHQGPLMAPPTGGLPPIQQLQLQDIFSPSIELPQLTVPPPRLQPHGAAAVRPAGQLLPHADVPPPLIPSKDSSSPHIPVRLSVSCGQESLQAWPQGPQGPPQTLPQNRHDKMLSFHHSDSQAFFPGGVPGLNHVQQQRGGPAGAQPDALSSCMFSGPALGGVTAHPGSAGLQGGTTYQDQSPPQGSCYYQWGHNEPVVGTAVINQEDASVSPLSAASSSQLHMDSSRLLQNGGIPPEHNGYFLRPAHDVAAYMME; via the exons GAAGAAGATCAGCGACGGCAATGAGGTCGTCAAGTCGAATCCCTCGAAGCGCCACCGGGATCGGCTGAACGGGGAGCTGGACCGGCTCATGGACCTGCTGCCCTTCTCCGAGGAGGTGCGCTCCCGCCTGGACAAGCTGTCGGTGCTGCGCCTCAGCGTGGGGTACCTCCGGGTCAAGAGCCACTTCAGGG CGACCATAAAGGCCAACAACGGCGGGCTGGCGGTCCCCGGAGTCAACGGGCAGAGCAGGAGCAACGTGGAGGCGGCGCCACTCTCTGAAGGAGAGCTGCTCATGCAG GCGCTGAACGGCTTCGTGATGGTGGTCACCTCGGACGGCCTGGTCTTCTACTCCTCTCCCACCATCAAGGACTACCTGGGCTTCCATCAG TCGGACGTGATTCACCAGAGTGTGTTTGACCTGATCCACACCGACGACCGCTCCAtgttcagagagcagctgcacTTCGCCCTcaaccctcctcctctggccGGGGACGGCGACG ccccgcagggcggcggcgggccggcgGTGACGTACCGCCCGGAGCAGCTCCCCCCGGAGAACTCCTCCTTCCTGGAGAGGAGCTTCGTGTGCCGCTTCCGCTGCCTCCTGGACAACTCCTCCGGCTTCCTG GCGCTGAAGTTCCAGGGTCGGCTGAGGTACCTGCACAGCCAGAGCGTGGCGAGCGGCAGCAGGCCCCAGCTGGCGCTCTTCGCCATGGCCGTGCCCGTCCAGCAGCCGTCCATCGTGGAGATCAGGGCCAAGATGCTGCTCTTCCAGTCCAAACACGGCCTGGACTTCACGCCCATGGGGATCGACAGCAG GGGGAAGATCATCCTGGGCTACTCGGAGGTGGAGCTGTGTATGAAAGGCTCCGGGTATCAGTTCATCCACGCAGCGGACATGATGTACTGCGCCGACAACCACATCCGCA TGATAAAGACCGGCGAGAGCGGCCTGACCGTCTTCAGGCTCCTGACCAAGTCGGGCAGCTGGGTGTGGGTCAAGTCCAACGCCAAGCTCATCTTCAAAGGAGGACGGCCCGACTTCATCATCGCGTATCAGAGAGCCTTGAC GAACCCGGAAGGCGAGGCGTACCTGCGCCAGCGGCGCCTGCAGCTGCCCTTCAGCTTCACCACGGGGGAGGGCGTCCTGTACAACACCACGCCCACCGTGGACCTGGCTCAGCTGCAGTTCAACAAGATGTTCCAGGACGAGACCTCCGAGAAGAAGCTGACCCCCACCTCGCTGCTGGACTGCTTCCTCAGCCAGGACGAGGCCATCTACTCCCAGACGGCCGAGGCGCCTCTGCCGGTGGACCAGGTGTTCATGGAGAGCCGGGCCCTGCTCAGCGTGGCCAGCAACTCCTGGCAGGACGCGGCGGACGCCGCCAATGGCGGCGCCGTGGTGAAAGAAGAGGCCAAGCAGTCGGTGACGGTTCTGATCGACAGCCTGGAAAAAATGGCCGACAGCGGAGACCTGAGCAGCGTTCTGCAGAacctggacgtggacgacgcgGCGCTGATGGAGCTGGAGGCCGCCCTGAACAGCATGagtcagggggaggagcagCCCAGcgccatgacctctgacctgggcGGCCTCCTCACCAACGACATGTTTGACTACATCGACAGCGTTCTGTTCAAGGACAAGGCAGAGGACTGCCTGAGCGCCGTTTCCCCGAGCTGCCTCGGCGTGGGACAGGAGGACGCCCCCATGACCCCCCCGTTCTCCGAGGCCTGCCAGCCTCACCTGTTCCAGACGGCTAAAGGCGGCGCGCCGAACGGCCTGTACCCGCAGCAGCAGGCCGCTaacggagggggcgtggtcgaGCCCGCCCCCATGTTTACTCAGAAACTGTCTCACCAGGGTCCGCTgatggccccgcccaccggcgGCCTGCCGCccatccagcagctgcagctgcaggacatCTTCAGCCCGTCCATCGAGCTGCCGCAGCTCACCGtccccccgccccgcctccagccccACGGCGCCGCGGCGGTCCGGCCGGCCGGCCAGCTCCTGCCGCACGCCGACGTCCCGCCGCCCCTGATTCCCTCCAAAGACTCCAGCTCCCCTCACATCCCCGTGCGCCTCTCGGTGTCGTGCGGGCAGGAGAGCCTGCAGGCGTGGCCGCAGGGCCCCCAGGGCCCGCCGCAGACGCTGCCTCAGAACAGACACGACAAGATGCTCTCATTCCACCACTCAGACAGCCAGGCCTTCTTCCCCGGGGGTGTGCCCGGACTGAAccacgtgcagcagcagcgggggggCCCGGCGGGGGCCCAGCCGGACGCCCTCAGCAGCTGTATGTTCTCCGGTCCCGCGCTGGGTGGCGTCACGGCTCACCCGGGCTCCGCGGGCCTGCAGGGGGGAACCACATATCAGGACCAGAGTCCTCCGCAGGGGTCCTGCTACTACCAGTGGGGCCACAACGAGCCGGTGGTCGGCACGGCGGTCATCAACCAGGAGGACGCCAGCGTCAGTCCTCTGAGCGCCGCCTCCAGCAGCCAGCTCCACATGGACAGCAGCAGGCTCCTGCAG AACGGAGGAATTCCCCCTGAACACAACGGCTACTTCCTCCGTCCTGCTCACGACGTGGCGGCGTACATGATGGAGTAA